The following are from one region of the Juglans regia cultivar Chandler chromosome 10, Walnut 2.0, whole genome shotgun sequence genome:
- the LOC118349689 gene encoding uncharacterized protein LOC118349689, protein MARALNRMTEFLQQNVQPQQGDQSRVVQTGCTYERFLAHRTPALTRDEDLLNARRWIEDLERTFEVCGCIEAQMVLYGSYMLQGEAANWWETKRQVLEMELGSFAAVSWQRFKKEFDDSFFPISMRRQKAREFNDLAQGYMTVEQYARKFMELGRFAPHLIAIEELQVERF, encoded by the coding sequence ATGGCTAGGGCGTTGAATAGGATGACGGAATTTCTCCAGCAGAACGTCCAACCACAGCAGGGTGACCAGAGTAGGGTGGTGCAGACTGGATGCACCTATGAGCGCTTCTTGGCACATAGGACCCCTGCCCTTACTAGGGATGAGGATCTATTAAATGCCAGAAGATGGATTGAAGACCTTGAGAGGACGTTTGAAGTCTGTGGGTGCATTGAAGCTCAGATGGTATTGTATGGGAGTTACATGCTGCAAGGTGAAGCAGCTAATTGGTGGGAGACGAAGCGGCAAGTCCTAGAAATGGAGCTGGGATCTTTTGCTGCGGTGTCTTGGCAGCGTTTTAAAAAGGAATTTGATGACAGTTTCTTCCCTATTTCGATGAGACGGCAAAAGGCTAGAGAGTTCAACGATTTGGCTCAAGGTTATATGACGGTTGAACAATATGCAAGGAAATTCATGGAGCTTGGGCGGTTCGCTCCTCACCTCATTGCCATCGAAGAGTTGCAGGTTGAGCGTTTTTAG